In Actinomycetota bacterium, the following are encoded in one genomic region:
- a CDS encoding DUF839 domain-containing protein: MALSRRQLLARSSAAGVGLAVAGSVPMLASPALASTRPSTAGRTAGPRPFPPLVDDPAGRLALPAGFRYHVLRAAGVDDLLDGAGKSPGSPDGMASFVRRGARYLITNHELEPKETAYGVPHVAGTVYDAGAPDAGGCTVTGLDRGGHAWGQWVGISGTVNNCAGGATPWGTWLTCEQDTVRAGDSWEGDEVTGSGTYEKDHGFVFEVVPGGPASQDPTPIKAFGRFAHEAVVVEPSRRRVYLTEDASKPNGLFYRWSAPDGVTLSRGVAAHLRASSGRLEAMQVRLDDGSVLPDLSYITSAQLGRPFDVRWVDVPDRLAKDTPTREQLLPGTDVTASKKLEGLWGDERGVYVVASYAYAEADLPADATKHNGQVWFYDYRAQTLTLVTYFPHQASTEAADPAVRYTDLSFDGPDNVTVTPWGSLILAEDGVGASHVLSATPGGPTYAVARNQIEVDGEFSEFCGPHFSPDGTHLFVNIQGPGLTVAIAGPWSRYLG; this comes from the coding sequence ATGGCGCTTTCTCGTCGTCAGCTGCTCGCTCGAAGCTCGGCCGCCGGAGTCGGCCTGGCCGTGGCCGGTTCGGTGCCCATGCTGGCATCGCCGGCGCTGGCCAGCACCCGCCCGAGCACGGCCGGGCGCACCGCCGGTCCCCGGCCGTTCCCCCCGCTGGTCGATGACCCGGCCGGCCGGCTGGCGCTGCCTGCCGGGTTCCGCTACCACGTGCTGCGGGCCGCCGGGGTCGACGACCTGCTCGACGGTGCCGGCAAGAGCCCGGGCTCGCCGGACGGGATGGCCTCGTTCGTGCGGCGCGGCGCGCGATACCTCATCACCAACCACGAGCTGGAGCCGAAGGAGACGGCGTACGGCGTGCCCCACGTCGCCGGGACCGTCTACGACGCGGGCGCGCCCGACGCGGGCGGATGCACGGTCACCGGCCTCGACCGCGGCGGCCATGCCTGGGGGCAATGGGTGGGTATCTCCGGCACGGTGAACAACTGCGCCGGCGGCGCGACCCCGTGGGGCACGTGGCTGACCTGCGAGCAGGACACCGTCCGCGCCGGCGACAGCTGGGAGGGCGACGAGGTCACCGGCTCCGGCACGTACGAGAAGGACCACGGCTTCGTCTTCGAGGTCGTCCCGGGTGGCCCGGCGTCGCAGGACCCCACGCCCATCAAGGCGTTCGGGCGATTCGCCCACGAGGCTGTGGTCGTTGAGCCGTCTCGCCGGAGGGTGTACCTGACCGAGGACGCCAGCAAGCCGAACGGGCTCTTCTACCGCTGGAGCGCCCCGGACGGCGTCACGTTGAGCCGGGGCGTCGCGGCACACCTGCGGGCCAGCAGCGGCCGGCTCGAGGCGATGCAGGTCCGCCTCGACGACGGCAGCGTGCTGCCGGACCTGTCGTACATCACCTCGGCCCAACTCGGTCGGCCGTTCGACGTGCGCTGGGTGGACGTGCCGGACCGGTTGGCCAAGGACACCCCCACCCGCGAGCAGTTGCTCCCGGGGACCGACGTCACGGCGAGCAAGAAGCTGGAGGGCCTCTGGGGCGACGAGCGGGGCGTGTACGTCGTGGCCAGCTACGCCTACGCCGAGGCGGACCTGCCCGCGGACGCCACCAAGCACAACGGGCAGGTGTGGTTCTACGACTACCGCGCCCAGACCCTGACGCTGGTCACCTACTTCCCGCACCAGGCCTCGACCGAGGCGGCCGATCCCGCCGTGCGGTACACCGACCTGTCCTTCGACGGCCCGGACAACGTCACGGTGACACCGTGGGGCTCGCTGATCCTCGCCGAGGACGGCGTCGGCGCCTCGCACGTGCTGAGTGCGACGCCCGGCGGCCCGACGTACGCCGTGGCGCGCAACCAGATCGAGGTCGACGGCGAGTTCAGCGAGTTCTGCGGCCCCCACTTCTCCCCGGACGGCACTCACCTGTTCGTCAACATCCAGGGCCCCGGGCTGACCGTGGCGATCGCCGGCCCCTGGAGCCGCTACCTCGGCTGA
- a CDS encoding HdeD family acid-resistance protein, whose protein sequence is MTTVDPVSGIDDEQVRSVLAGFARHWGLVLLLGLATAVLGIICVVWPSSTLLVIAILFGAWLLVSGVFQLVASFDSALETGARVLLAIIGVLSIVLGIMCFRSLVTSVEILAIFIGIGWLLRGIMQLVAGIGSPGAPGRGWMIFGGILLAIGGVVILVWPGLSLATLVWVGGIWLIVLGVFEIISSFFVRKAAKELAAA, encoded by the coding sequence ATGACGACAGTGGATCCGGTCTCCGGGATCGACGACGAGCAGGTCCGCAGTGTGTTGGCGGGGTTCGCCCGCCACTGGGGGCTGGTCCTGTTGCTGGGCTTGGCCACTGCCGTCCTCGGCATCATCTGCGTGGTCTGGCCCAGTTCAACCCTGCTGGTGATCGCCATCCTGTTCGGAGCCTGGCTGCTGGTGTCCGGCGTCTTCCAGCTCGTGGCGTCCTTCGACTCCGCCCTGGAGACCGGCGCCCGGGTGTTGCTGGCGATCATCGGCGTGCTGTCCATCGTGCTGGGCATCATGTGCTTCCGCAGCCTGGTCACGTCCGTCGAGATCCTCGCGATCTTCATCGGGATCGGTTGGCTGCTGCGAGGGATCATGCAACTGGTGGCCGGCATCGGCAGCCCCGGTGCGCCGGGTCGTGGCTGGATGATCTTCGGGGGCATCCTGTTGGCGATCGGTGGCGTGGTGATCCTGGTGTGGCCCGGCCTGTCGTTGGCCACGCTGGTCTGGGTCGGCGGGATCTGGCTGATCGTTCTCGGGGTATTCGAGATCATCAGTTCCTTCTTCGTGCGCAAGGCCGCCAAGGAACTGGCTGCCGCGTAG
- a CDS encoding MarR family transcriptional regulator, which translates to MPAETSQTLDRGLRVLELLAESPDGMTVTEIAAALHVSRTVVYRLVVTLEQHGLLRRGQDGRCRLGMAVLTLGRSVQPGLRDAALPALRRLADVVGATAHLTVVDGGDALAVAVVEPARIDVPATARPVARLDRALAGRAVMAAHATRRAVGDEGWVASVGDHNPAAFGVAAPVLGVAGVQASVGVVTVGDVDAGAVGPRVVRAAQEVARALR; encoded by the coding sequence ATGCCGGCAGAGACCTCCCAGACCCTGGACCGAGGACTGCGGGTCCTCGAACTGCTGGCCGAGTCGCCGGACGGGATGACCGTCACCGAGATCGCGGCCGCACTGCACGTCAGCCGGACCGTGGTCTACCGGCTGGTCGTGACGTTGGAGCAGCACGGCCTGCTGCGGCGCGGCCAGGACGGGCGCTGCCGGTTGGGCATGGCCGTCCTCACTCTTGGCCGGTCGGTGCAACCCGGCCTGCGCGATGCCGCGCTGCCGGCGCTGCGCCGGTTGGCCGACGTCGTCGGCGCCACGGCGCACCTCACCGTGGTGGACGGGGGAGACGCGCTGGCTGTCGCGGTGGTCGAGCCGGCCCGCATCGACGTCCCGGCGACGGCCCGCCCGGTCGCCCGGCTCGACCGGGCCTTGGCCGGCCGGGCGGTCATGGCCGCGCACGCCACCCGGCGGGCGGTCGGCGACGAGGGCTGGGTGGCCTCGGTCGGTGACCACAACCCCGCAGCGTTCGGCGTGGCGGCGCCGGTCCTCGGCGTCGCCGGCGTCCAGGCCAGCGTCGGAGTGGTCACCGTCGGCGACGTCGATGCCGGCGCGGTGGGCCCCCGCGTGGTTCGCGCGGCCCAAGAAGTCGCGCGCGCCCTGCGCTGA